In Ensifer canadensis, a genomic segment contains:
- a CDS encoding aromatic ring-hydroxylating oxygenase subunit alpha, which yields MDIKGDMLRKLKGRRDGYSLDRAFYIDPDYYRQDLESIWYKDWLFIGHDCEIPRAGNYFTVQVGDYPVIIVRDRQGTIRALHNSCRHRGSRVCAQHKGSSAKLVCPYHQWTYELDGALLFARQMGEDFDKAAHGLKPIHCETVGGYIFINLSEQPMDFGPFRDMVAPYLAPHRLGETKVAFESTIIEKGNWKLVWENNRECYHCAANHPELCRTYPEAPTATGVQGAKDDPVIAAHWAKCEAAGLPSEFRMSETGQFRSARMPLIDDAESYTMSGARAVRRQLSADVSQKHIGTLLLFHYPSTWNHVLADHAITFRVLPLGPELTQVTTKWLVNKDAVEGVDYNLEQLTHVWTETNDQDRQIVEENAFGIRSPAYQSGPYSPEHEGGVMQFVEWYCKFMEQRLQGEAAPLSRVA from the coding sequence ATGGACATCAAGGGCGATATGCTCCGCAAGCTGAAGGGTCGACGCGACGGCTACAGCCTCGACCGGGCCTTCTACATCGACCCCGACTACTACAGGCAGGATCTCGAAAGCATCTGGTACAAGGACTGGTTGTTCATCGGCCACGACTGCGAGATCCCGCGTGCCGGTAACTATTTCACCGTCCAGGTCGGCGATTATCCTGTCATTATCGTTCGCGACCGACAGGGCACGATCCGCGCCCTGCACAATTCCTGCCGTCATCGCGGTTCTCGCGTCTGCGCGCAGCACAAGGGCTCTTCGGCCAAGCTCGTCTGTCCCTATCACCAATGGACCTATGAGCTCGACGGCGCGCTGCTCTTTGCCCGCCAGATGGGCGAGGATTTCGACAAGGCGGCCCACGGCCTGAAGCCGATCCACTGCGAGACCGTCGGCGGTTACATCTTCATCAACCTGTCCGAGCAGCCGATGGATTTCGGCCCGTTCCGCGACATGGTCGCGCCCTATCTTGCGCCGCACCGCCTGGGTGAAACCAAGGTCGCCTTCGAAAGCACGATCATCGAAAAGGGCAACTGGAAACTCGTCTGGGAAAACAACCGGGAGTGCTACCATTGTGCCGCCAACCACCCCGAACTTTGCCGCACCTATCCCGAAGCGCCGACGGCGACCGGTGTGCAGGGCGCCAAGGATGATCCCGTCATTGCCGCGCATTGGGCGAAATGCGAAGCAGCCGGACTGCCGAGCGAGTTCCGGATGTCCGAGACCGGCCAGTTCCGCTCGGCGCGCATGCCGTTGATCGACGACGCCGAGAGCTACACCATGTCCGGCGCCCGCGCCGTGCGGCGGCAACTGTCGGCAGACGTTAGCCAGAAGCATATCGGCACGCTCCTGCTCTTCCATTATCCCTCGACCTGGAACCATGTGCTGGCCGACCACGCCATCACCTTCCGCGTCCTGCCGCTCGGCCCGGAGCTGACGCAGGTGACGACCAAGTGGCTGGTCAACAAGGACGCGGTTGAAGGCGTCGACTACAATCTCGAGCAACTGACGCATGTCTGGACCGAGACCAACGATCAGGACCGCCAGATCGTCGAGGAGAACGCCTTTGGTATTCGCTCGCCGGCCTACCAGTCAGGCCCCTATTCGCCCGAACACGAAGGCGGCGTGATGCAGTTCGTCGAGTGGTATTGCAAGTTCATGGAACAGCGCCTGCAGGGCGAGGCTGCTCCGCTTTCCCGGGTCGCCTGA
- a CDS encoding DUF6656 family protein has translation MAKLKYYDAAAEKLPTIAPKTAVHTEFLRTGRIERRQWSQRERRYLSYDEVAERTAHKLTTAGETTHKRMNGFHTSIQFPKMIFHRTLTGRPHLGYCHVTAARTHLAPSKDVTWSFYFANFFCDLGDEKHFFERIQTGYSRMYFAVAIEPDAPEGQMTINRSVRDNGLLFRTDDPKVALKNVLMLGARDEALKRIIRSL, from the coding sequence ATGGCAAAGCTCAAATACTACGACGCCGCAGCCGAGAAGCTGCCAACGATCGCTCCGAAGACAGCGGTCCACACCGAGTTCCTGCGCACCGGCCGCATAGAAAGGCGTCAATGGTCGCAGCGCGAGCGGCGTTATCTGAGCTATGACGAGGTTGCCGAGCGCACCGCCCACAAGCTGACGACCGCCGGCGAAACGACGCACAAGCGGATGAACGGCTTCCATACCTCGATCCAGTTTCCCAAGATGATCTTCCACCGCACGCTCACCGGTCGGCCGCATCTCGGCTATTGCCATGTCACGGCGGCGAGAACACATCTCGCCCCGTCCAAGGACGTCACCTGGTCGTTCTATTTCGCCAACTTCTTCTGTGACCTCGGCGACGAGAAACACTTCTTCGAACGCATCCAGACCGGCTATTCCCGAATGTACTTCGCCGTTGCCATCGAGCCCGATGCGCCAGAGGGGCAGATGACCATCAATCGCAGCGTTCGCGACAACGGGCTGCTCTTTCGTACCGACGACCCGAAAGTCGCGCTCAAGAACGTGCTGATGCTCGGCGCGCGCGACGAGGCATTGAAGCGCATCATTCGCAGCCTCTGA
- a CDS encoding L-threonylcarbamoyladenylate synthase, translating to MAEIIDTRTEPERAIERACAVLAEGEPVAIPTETVYGLAADATNPDAISRIYEMKGRPRFNPLISHVSDMAMAEAHVTFDSLSRRLAEAFWPGPLTLILPQRTTSTVHALASAGLDTLGIRMPDGFSRRVIARFGRPLAAPSANTSGKISPTSAAHVEADLGPRLKLILDAGSAEIGLESTIIKVEDGALRLLRPGGLDVFEIERLTGLTVSRPQSAGATIEAPGMLASHYAPGAAVRLDAADVRPGEALIRFGNASLPGEEHAAIVLDLSPAGSLREAAANLFDYMKRADASGSATIAFGPIPSEGLGEAILDRLQRAAAPRD from the coding sequence ATGGCCGAAATCATCGATACACGGACCGAGCCGGAACGGGCGATCGAGCGTGCCTGTGCGGTGCTTGCCGAAGGCGAGCCCGTCGCGATTCCGACCGAGACGGTCTACGGCCTGGCAGCGGACGCCACCAATCCCGATGCGATCAGCCGTATTTATGAGATGAAGGGGCGTCCACGCTTCAACCCACTGATATCGCATGTGTCAGACATGGCGATGGCTGAAGCCCATGTGACATTCGATTCGTTGTCGCGGCGCCTGGCCGAAGCGTTCTGGCCCGGCCCGCTGACGTTGATCCTGCCCCAGCGCACAACAAGCACCGTGCACGCGCTTGCCTCGGCCGGCCTCGACACGCTCGGCATCCGCATGCCTGATGGCTTTTCACGTCGGGTGATTGCCCGCTTCGGCCGCCCGCTCGCCGCACCGAGCGCCAATACGTCGGGCAAGATCAGTCCCACAAGCGCTGCCCATGTGGAAGCCGATCTCGGGCCGCGCCTCAAGCTCATTCTCGACGCCGGCTCTGCGGAGATCGGGCTTGAATCGACGATCATCAAGGTCGAGGACGGCGCGCTGCGCCTGCTGCGTCCGGGCGGTCTCGACGTCTTCGAAATCGAAAGGCTGACCGGCCTTACCGTCTCGAGGCCGCAGAGCGCCGGAGCGACTATCGAGGCCCCGGGCATGCTCGCCTCGCACTACGCGCCGGGCGCAGCTGTCCGGCTCGACGCCGCCGACGTGCGTCCGGGAGAAGCGCTGATCCGGTTCGGCAATGCGTCGCTCCCCGGCGAAGAGCACGCCGCGATCGTACTCGACCTCAGCCCGGCAGGCAGCCTGCGCGAGGCAGCTGCCAATCTTTTCGACTATATGAAGAGGGCGGATGCCAGCGGCTCCGCAACCATCGCCTTCGGCCCCATCCCTTCGGAAGGGTTGGGAGAGGCGATCCTCGACCGGCTGCAGCGTGCTGCCGCCCCCAGAGACTGA
- a CDS encoding hybrid-cluster NAD(P)-dependent oxidoreductase: MQMASSFHHFDELHVWIDRQNMLECTSAVIETADVMTFTFRAEKPAWFRYLPGQFVTLELPVADEPVMRTYTLSSTPSRPLSIAVTVKAQADSIGTRWMFDHLKPGMRLKAFGPLGDFSFVRHPGEKYLFISAGSGVTPMMSMTRWMADCVPETDVTFISCARRPDDLLFRSELEVLARQMSGLNLGFVVEGHESRHGWHGLRGRIDGAKLPLLAPDFMERTVFCCGPEPFMRGVRELLKAAGFDMSRYHEESFQPAAAPAAEEIAVRAGAAADAEAQGAKVVFTMSGKEIEAKPGQTILQAARANGVRIGAACEGGICGTCRVMKVAGEVEMNHNGGILDDEIDEGYILACCSRPLGDVQIEA; this comes from the coding sequence ATGCAGATGGCATCCTCGTTCCATCATTTCGACGAGCTTCATGTCTGGATCGACAGGCAGAACATGCTCGAATGCACATCGGCCGTGATCGAGACCGCCGATGTGATGACCTTTACCTTCCGGGCGGAAAAGCCGGCCTGGTTCCGCTATCTGCCTGGGCAGTTCGTCACGCTCGAGCTGCCGGTCGCCGACGAGCCGGTCATGCGCACCTACACGCTGTCGTCGACGCCCTCCCGGCCGTTGTCGATCGCCGTCACCGTCAAGGCGCAAGCCGATAGCATCGGCACGCGCTGGATGTTCGATCACCTGAAGCCCGGCATGCGGCTGAAGGCGTTCGGTCCGCTCGGCGATTTCAGCTTCGTGCGCCATCCCGGCGAAAAATATCTCTTCATATCGGCAGGCTCCGGCGTCACGCCGATGATGTCGATGACGCGCTGGATGGCGGACTGCGTTCCCGAGACCGACGTCACCTTCATTTCCTGCGCCCGCCGGCCAGACGACCTTCTGTTCCGCTCGGAACTGGAAGTGCTGGCGCGCCAGATGTCCGGGCTAAACCTCGGCTTCGTGGTCGAGGGGCATGAGTCAAGGCACGGATGGCACGGGCTGCGCGGCCGCATCGACGGCGCCAAGCTGCCGCTGCTTGCACCCGACTTCATGGAGCGCACAGTGTTTTGCTGCGGTCCGGAGCCGTTCATGCGCGGCGTGCGCGAGTTGCTGAAGGCGGCCGGTTTCGACATGAGCCGCTATCACGAGGAAAGCTTCCAGCCGGCGGCAGCACCGGCAGCCGAGGAGATAGCAGTCAGGGCAGGGGCGGCAGCCGACGCCGAAGCGCAAGGCGCCAAGGTGGTCTTCACCATGAGCGGCAAGGAGATCGAGGCCAAGCCCGGCCAGACGATCCTGCAGGCGGCGCGGGCCAACGGCGTCAGGATCGGTGCGGCCTGTGAAGGCGGCATCTGCGGTACGTGCCGGGTGATGAAAGTCGCCGGCGAGGTCGAGATGAACCACAACGGAGGTATTCTCGACGACGAAATCGATGAGGGCTACATCCTCGCCTGCTGCTCGCGGCCGCTTGGAGATGTACAGATCGAAGCCTGA
- a CDS encoding BA14K family protein — protein MTGKWFAAAIAAAVLMTSAVPSQAFMPAPLRVERQSDATEVQYHRPGYERRGGYYYYNGYRGYNYRRPGYRYYNGWWYPMAAFGAGVIIGGAVAQPPRYTRPAPAYGSRHVQWCYDRYRSYRAYDNTYQPYGAARRQCYSPNS, from the coding sequence ATGACAGGCAAGTGGTTCGCCGCAGCGATTGCTGCCGCGGTCTTGATGACTTCGGCTGTGCCGTCCCAGGCTTTCATGCCGGCTCCGCTGCGTGTTGAACGGCAGAGTGATGCCACCGAGGTCCAGTATCACCGCCCCGGCTACGAACGGCGCGGCGGATATTATTATTACAATGGCTATCGCGGCTATAACTATCGCCGTCCGGGCTATCGTTATTATAATGGCTGGTGGTACCCGATGGCGGCCTTCGGCGCCGGCGTGATCATCGGCGGAGCCGTTGCCCAGCCGCCGCGCTACACGCGGCCTGCGCCTGCCTATGGCAGCCGCCATGTGCAATGGTGCTACGACCGCTACCGCTCCTACCGGGCCTACGACAACACCTACCAGCCCTACGGCGCGGCGCGCCGGCAGTGCTACTCGCCCAATAGCTAA
- a CDS encoding transporter, producing MNLISPEIPGLVWAYRFLPGESRCQRIANDASIDGLIKGDGWVWLHLALSDARTPALIERIGNLPPAAVTTLTSHDTQAAITVSDDIVHGTLVDFERTFDAVTKTIGWLHFAVSDRVIITTRLHPLRSIDRVKAAVEKSTKCARPIDLFEMLVVEFQRTLISLVLELTEELNVIEDHVYGEAGHRQQPGLAPLRRTVVRLHRHLRTILALLRRAGASDEDEVPPGFIDVTERLYDRLEAVDRDVFALQERARLLHEEIDSKISSETNRHLYILSLMTAFLLPPTLVTGFFGMNTGALPFADGSGTLYAALFIALSMGLAWWILRRIGIL from the coding sequence ATGAACCTGATTTCCCCCGAGATACCCGGCCTGGTCTGGGCCTACCGCTTCCTGCCTGGCGAAAGCCGATGCCAGCGCATCGCCAACGATGCCTCGATCGACGGTCTCATCAAGGGCGACGGCTGGGTCTGGCTGCATCTGGCGCTTTCGGACGCGCGAACGCCGGCGCTCATCGAGCGGATCGGCAACCTGCCGCCGGCAGCCGTAACGACGCTGACCAGCCACGACACCCAGGCGGCCATCACTGTCTCCGACGATATCGTGCACGGAACGCTGGTCGATTTCGAGCGCACTTTCGATGCGGTGACGAAGACGATCGGCTGGCTGCATTTTGCCGTCAGCGACAGGGTGATCATCACGACGCGGCTGCACCCGCTGCGCAGCATCGACCGGGTAAAGGCCGCAGTCGAAAAGAGCACCAAATGCGCGCGGCCGATCGACCTCTTCGAGATGCTGGTGGTCGAATTCCAGCGCACGCTGATCTCGCTGGTGCTCGAACTGACCGAAGAGCTGAATGTCATCGAAGATCACGTCTATGGCGAAGCCGGTCACCGGCAGCAGCCGGGCCTGGCGCCATTGCGCCGCACCGTGGTTCGCCTTCACCGGCACCTGCGCACGATCCTTGCTCTCCTTCGCCGCGCCGGCGCGTCGGACGAAGACGAGGTGCCGCCCGGTTTCATCGACGTCACCGAGCGCCTCTACGATCGGCTCGAGGCCGTGGATCGCGACGTCTTCGCACTCCAGGAGCGCGCCCGATTGCTGCACGAAGAGATCGACAGCAAGATTTCCTCCGAAACCAACCGGCACCTCTATATTCTGTCGCTGATGACAGCCTTCCTATTGCCGCCGACGCTGGTCACCGGTTTCTTCGGCATGAACACCGGCGCCCTTCCCTTCGCCGATGGCAGCGGCACGCTGTATGCCGCGCTGTTCATCGCGCTTTCCATGGGCCTTGCGTGGTGGATCCTCAGGCGGATCGGCATTCTCTGA
- a CDS encoding acyl-CoA dehydrogenase — MYKAPVDEIAFTLKHVAGMAGALESGALGDLGEDLVDAILSEAGRFATEEVAPLGDVGDKQGSRLVDGKVQTPDGWRDLYHSWIGGGWNGLTAPEEFGGQNLPHMLHVAAMEMWNAGSMAFALGPTLTMGAVDALEKHGSEALKATYLPKMVSGEWTGTMNLTEPHAGSDLGVLKTRAERRDDGTYRIFGQKIFITWGEHDFTDNIVHLVLARLPDAPAGTKGISLFLVPKFLVNADGSLGERNDLFCHSLEHKLGIHGSPTCTMIYGDGKFGAEKGAIGYLIGEENRGLACMFTMMNNARLAVGMQGVAIADAATQKAIAFAKERTQGKAPGWSGQGMSPIIEHPDVARMLLTMKALTQGSRAIAYACAHAVDMGHAADGDKAKFWQERSSLLTPIAKSFATDAGVDVASLGIQVHGGMGFIEETGAARYLRDARIAPIYEGTNGIQAIDLVTRKLPLSGGEHVRGFIAELREIGGAVRASNREGFGETAARLDAALDDLSEATEWLIAAVSAGKLSEALAGATACQRLFGLALTGAYLAKGGLAEASDGKDEQRIALSRFAAENMLAETSALKDRVVTGADSLAAARAVLG; from the coding sequence ATGTACAAGGCACCCGTTGACGAGATTGCATTCACGCTGAAGCACGTGGCCGGAATGGCCGGGGCGCTGGAAAGCGGCGCTCTCGGCGACCTCGGCGAGGATCTCGTGGATGCGATCCTGTCGGAGGCAGGACGTTTCGCGACCGAGGAAGTGGCGCCGCTCGGCGACGTCGGCGACAAGCAGGGTTCCCGTCTCGTCGATGGCAAGGTTCAGACGCCTGACGGTTGGCGCGATCTCTATCACAGCTGGATCGGCGGCGGCTGGAACGGGTTGACGGCTCCGGAAGAATTCGGCGGCCAGAACCTGCCGCATATGCTGCATGTCGCGGCCATGGAAATGTGGAACGCCGGTTCGATGGCATTTGCGCTCGGGCCCACGCTTACCATGGGCGCCGTCGACGCGCTGGAGAAGCATGGCTCCGAGGCTCTGAAGGCAACCTACCTGCCGAAGATGGTATCCGGCGAATGGACCGGCACCATGAACCTGACGGAGCCGCATGCCGGCTCCGATCTTGGCGTTCTCAAGACCCGGGCCGAACGTCGCGACGACGGCACCTATCGCATTTTCGGCCAGAAGATCTTCATCACCTGGGGCGAACACGATTTCACCGACAACATCGTCCACCTCGTCCTGGCGCGGCTGCCGGATGCGCCTGCAGGCACCAAGGGCATTTCGCTGTTCCTCGTGCCGAAGTTCCTGGTGAACGCCGACGGTTCGCTCGGCGAGCGCAACGATCTGTTCTGCCATTCGCTCGAGCACAAGCTCGGTATCCACGGTTCGCCGACCTGCACGATGATCTATGGCGACGGCAAGTTCGGCGCAGAGAAAGGCGCGATCGGCTACCTCATCGGCGAAGAAAACCGCGGCCTTGCCTGCATGTTCACGATGATGAACAACGCCCGTCTTGCCGTCGGCATGCAGGGCGTCGCGATTGCCGACGCCGCCACCCAGAAGGCAATCGCCTTTGCCAAGGAACGCACGCAGGGCAAGGCGCCCGGCTGGTCCGGCCAGGGCATGAGCCCGATCATCGAGCACCCGGATGTTGCCCGCATGCTGCTGACGATGAAGGCCCTGACACAAGGGTCGCGCGCCATCGCCTATGCCTGTGCGCATGCGGTGGACATGGGCCATGCGGCAGACGGCGACAAGGCGAAGTTCTGGCAGGAGCGCTCCAGCCTGCTGACGCCGATCGCCAAGTCGTTTGCGACCGATGCCGGCGTCGACGTTGCCTCGCTTGGCATCCAGGTTCATGGCGGCATGGGCTTCATCGAGGAGACCGGTGCCGCTCGTTACCTGCGCGATGCCCGCATCGCCCCGATTTACGAGGGCACCAACGGCATTCAGGCGATCGATCTCGTCACGCGCAAACTGCCGCTTTCGGGCGGCGAACACGTCCGTGGCTTCATTGCCGAATTGCGCGAGATAGGTGGCGCGGTCCGCGCCTCCAACCGTGAGGGATTCGGCGAAACTGCGGCGCGACTAGATGCTGCGCTCGACGATCTCTCCGAGGCGACGGAATGGCTGATTGCTGCTGTTTCGGCCGGTAAACTCTCCGAGGCACTGGCAGGAGCCACGGCCTGTCAGCGCCTGTTCGGTCTCGCCTTGACCGGCGCCTACCTCGCCAAGGGCGGTCTGGCCGAAGCGTCTGACGGTAAGGACGAGCAACGCATCGCGCTCAGTCGGTTCGCCGCGGAAAACATGCTGGCGGAAACCTCCGCCTTGAAGGATCGTGTCGTTACCGGTGCCGACAGCCTTGCTGCCGCGCGCGCCGTCTTGGGTTGA
- a CDS encoding glycoside hydrolase family 25 protein, with the protein MAKRYISTLRMILRLATLLGLAFAAVNARAGELEPWKSKSNAIIVDAYEMNSIDWETMLSDKRISGFIAKASDGLPESFSCTGDHGGDTVAHCKTMWRKYAVSRELYQTRRMIARSHGLLWGAYHLARPGNPVDQANHFLDYASPRDDELMVLDLEGIDPDKFMSLEDAAIFAGHIKTRTGRYPMLYTNHVTAKYIAANRAKHRLLSRLPLWYARYKPDIRNVFPIGNWDSYALWQFSSGINCGKRRCPYRVPGTLDDIDVNVAAMSSATLRPIWAGGALLPEKALPLVLIARADDGVGAASAAQATAKIESQPLLISRAEAASAAGEGVDMMATGSIDFGRHDRAVRLAAAASR; encoded by the coding sequence ATGGCAAAGCGGTATATCTCCACCTTACGGATGATTCTGCGCCTCGCGACCCTCCTGGGTCTGGCTTTCGCGGCGGTGAACGCACGCGCCGGCGAACTGGAGCCCTGGAAGTCGAAGTCCAACGCCATCATCGTCGACGCTTATGAAATGAACAGCATCGACTGGGAGACAATGCTTTCCGACAAGCGTATCTCCGGCTTCATCGCCAAGGCCTCCGACGGCCTGCCGGAAAGCTTCTCCTGCACCGGCGATCATGGCGGCGACACTGTCGCCCACTGCAAGACGATGTGGCGCAAATACGCCGTCAGCCGCGAGCTCTACCAGACACGGCGGATGATCGCCCGCTCCCATGGGCTGCTGTGGGGCGCCTATCATCTTGCCCGCCCCGGCAACCCGGTCGATCAGGCCAACCATTTTCTCGATTATGCGAGCCCGCGCGACGACGAGTTGATGGTGCTCGATCTCGAAGGCATCGACCCGGACAAATTCATGTCGCTCGAAGACGCGGCTATCTTTGCCGGACATATCAAGACCCGCACCGGCCGCTACCCGATGCTCTACACCAATCATGTCACGGCCAAATACATCGCGGCCAACCGCGCGAAGCACCGACTGCTGTCGCGACTACCCCTGTGGTATGCCCGCTACAAGCCGGATATCCGCAATGTGTTTCCGATCGGCAACTGGGACAGCTATGCGCTGTGGCAATTCTCGTCAGGGATCAATTGCGGCAAACGCCGCTGTCCCTATCGTGTGCCCGGTACACTTGACGACATCGACGTCAATGTCGCGGCTATGAGCAGCGCCACCTTGCGACCGATCTGGGCCGGCGGCGCCCTGTTGCCGGAAAAGGCACTGCCGCTCGTTCTCATTGCCAGAGCCGACGACGGGGTCGGCGCCGCCAGCGCTGCCCAGGCGACGGCGAAAATCGAAAGCCAGCCGTTGCTTATCAGCCGCGCCGAAGCTGCCAGCGCCGCCGGCGAAGGCGTCGACATGATGGCGACCGGGTCGATCGATTTCGGTCGGCACGACCGCGCCGTGCGGCTGGCGGCCGCGGCCAGCCGCTGA